One genomic segment of Paraburkholderia hospita includes these proteins:
- a CDS encoding porin: protein MKGKWTNRIGLGLGVSTAIGLLAATSAHAQSSVQLFGTVDGGVRHQTNAAAGGGSVTTMNSNGYYSSNKLDFRAREDLGGGWNAHFLLESGFNLGNGQFDNTTGLIFNRQSFVGIGHKQYGSLDLGRQYTIAHDIISFYDPYGFHFTPIIPLTVASDGTRNNNDVKYKNTFGPLLVEAANSFGGVAGDFSSGAARAVGLNYTTGPIGIGGLYGHRNVLAGKTYVSDSYYMVGASYQLGPVRFSGGFMSEDQQNQGAPHMVTNNGFGGIAWTVTPYLVFRGAYYQTNVSTDKSGRRGMSVLSLGYLLSKRTTLYAEGDYTSYRHAVVSTLNPAGASSQTAVTVGIDHLF, encoded by the coding sequence GTGAAAGGAAAGTGGACGAACCGCATTGGACTTGGATTGGGCGTATCGACGGCAATTGGGCTTCTCGCGGCCACGTCCGCGCATGCGCAATCGAGCGTGCAACTCTTCGGCACGGTAGATGGCGGCGTGCGGCATCAGACCAACGCGGCCGCCGGCGGCGGATCGGTAACGACGATGAATTCGAACGGCTACTACAGCTCCAACAAGCTCGATTTCCGCGCGAGAGAAGATCTCGGCGGCGGATGGAACGCGCACTTCTTGCTCGAAAGTGGCTTCAATCTGGGTAACGGCCAGTTCGACAACACGACGGGCTTGATATTCAACCGGCAGTCATTCGTCGGCATCGGACACAAGCAATATGGCTCGCTCGATCTCGGCCGCCAATACACGATCGCCCATGACATCATCAGCTTTTACGATCCGTACGGCTTTCATTTCACGCCAATCATTCCATTGACCGTCGCCTCCGACGGCACCCGCAACAACAACGACGTGAAGTACAAGAACACGTTCGGCCCGCTGCTCGTCGAAGCGGCCAATTCATTTGGCGGCGTCGCGGGCGACTTCAGCAGCGGCGCGGCGCGCGCGGTCGGCCTCAACTATACGACGGGACCGATAGGGATTGGCGGCCTGTACGGCCATCGCAATGTGCTGGCCGGCAAGACCTACGTCAGCGACAGCTACTACATGGTCGGCGCCAGCTATCAACTCGGCCCGGTACGTTTTTCAGGCGGCTTCATGTCCGAGGACCAGCAGAACCAGGGCGCGCCGCATATGGTCACCAACAACGGCTTTGGCGGCATTGCGTGGACCGTGACGCCGTACCTCGTGTTTCGCGGCGCGTACTACCAGACCAATGTCTCGACGGACAAATCGGGGCGTCGCGGAATGTCCGTGCTTTCGCTCGGTTATCTGCTGTCCAAGCGCACCACGCTCTACGCGGAGGGCGACTATACGTCTTACCGGCACGCCGTTGTGAGCACGCTGAATCCGGCCGGCGCGTCGAGCCAGACTGCCGTCACAGTCGGTATCGACCATCTGTTCTAG
- a CDS encoding helix-turn-helix domain-containing protein: protein MNVSSRDSKAPSLELGNLLRYWRDVRGVSQLELSLEAGISQRQISFIESGRSVPGRETLLTLAQALDIPLRERNALLLAAGYAPVYSEAPWNAQEMHGVVRALERVVRQHEPFPAIVMDRHWNVLMTNDAAPRFFNCFIDMAARKGSRNMLHLMFDPQGMRPFVDEWDSVARSLLQRVHRESVGHVIDDGTARLLDELLAYPDVPRDWKTGHASWAAPAMPVIPMGFVSGGDVLRYFSMVTSVGAPQSIAAQELRLECMFPVDDATEARHHQLLEANATLR, encoded by the coding sequence ATGAATGTCAGCAGCCGCGATTCAAAAGCGCCATCGCTCGAACTCGGCAACTTGCTTCGTTACTGGCGCGACGTGCGCGGGGTGAGTCAGCTCGAGCTGTCGCTCGAAGCGGGTATTTCGCAGCGTCAGATCAGCTTTATTGAAAGCGGGCGCAGTGTGCCGGGCCGGGAGACGCTGCTGACTCTCGCGCAAGCGCTCGACATACCGTTACGCGAGCGCAATGCACTGCTGCTCGCCGCTGGTTACGCACCGGTGTATTCCGAGGCGCCGTGGAATGCGCAGGAAATGCATGGTGTCGTTCGCGCACTGGAGCGGGTTGTTCGCCAGCATGAACCGTTTCCCGCCATCGTGATGGACCGGCACTGGAACGTCCTGATGACCAACGACGCCGCGCCGCGCTTTTTCAACTGCTTCATCGATATGGCAGCGCGCAAAGGCTCGCGCAACATGCTGCATCTGATGTTCGATCCGCAGGGGATGCGGCCGTTCGTAGACGAATGGGACAGCGTTGCGCGAAGCTTGCTGCAGCGGGTGCACCGGGAATCGGTGGGCCATGTGATAGACGACGGCACCGCGCGTCTGCTCGATGAACTGCTTGCCTATCCAGATGTACCGCGCGACTGGAAGACGGGACATGCGTCCTGGGCTGCGCCGGCGATGCCCGTCATTCCCATGGGTTTCGTCAGCGGTGGAGACGTGCTTCGCTACTTTTCAATGGTCACGAGCGTTGGCGCGCCGCAAAGCATTGCGGCGCAGGAGCTACGTCTGGAATGCATGTTTCCCGTCGATGACGCGACGGAAGCACGTCATCATCAACTGCTCGAAGCGAATGCAACGCTTCGATGA
- a CDS encoding carboxymuconolactone decarboxylase family protein translates to MSRYPVHTLESAPLQSKPVLQQLQQAFGAIPNVAAKMAASPVLINGFIGLFERVHASSLTEPQIQTLLLTNAVTNASEWPVAFHTALALKQGVSSADVDAIRRGDLPANAQLAALSALARTLIEQRGRLSDADQQRFIDAGFSAEQLLEVIAVVAASTITNYTSSVTQPKLETPFEEFVWRAGIV, encoded by the coding sequence ATGTCCCGCTATCCCGTTCACACGCTCGAATCCGCTCCGTTGCAATCGAAGCCCGTGCTTCAACAACTGCAACAGGCGTTCGGCGCGATCCCGAACGTCGCCGCAAAGATGGCTGCGTCGCCGGTGCTGATCAACGGTTTCATCGGGCTGTTCGAGCGAGTGCATGCGAGCAGTCTGACCGAGCCGCAGATTCAAACGTTGCTGCTGACCAATGCAGTGACAAACGCCAGCGAATGGCCAGTCGCGTTTCATACGGCGCTCGCATTGAAGCAAGGCGTATCGTCCGCCGATGTCGATGCGATCCGGCGCGGTGATCTGCCTGCGAACGCCCAACTCGCTGCGCTTTCGGCACTGGCGCGCACGCTGATCGAACAGCGCGGCCGTCTTTCCGACGCGGACCAGCAGCGCTTTATCGATGCCGGATTCAGCGCCGAACAGCTACTCGAGGTCATTGCGGTGGTTGCCGCGTCGACCATCACGAACTACACGAGTAGCGTGACGCAGCCGAAACTTGAAACGCCGTTCGAAGAATTTGTCTGGCGTGCAGGCATCGTGTGA
- a CDS encoding HD domain-containing protein, translating to MSTIVTIGGISAPDSDFTRQASSLVERVHSDALMNHVHRTWWFAEFLGRKRGLKYDREVVYLASLLHDLGLTEAFAADQRFEVDGADAANLFLKANGYAEQKAELVWDAIALHSSAGIAERKQPEITLVYMGAHVDVFGLRLDEITPSLVDDVLALYPRAGFKAAFAEALAEVVRKKPHTALGTGLVDIGHRHVHGFDCANVCDLIDHAPFES from the coding sequence ATGAGCACAATCGTTACCATCGGAGGAATCAGCGCTCCCGATTCCGACTTCACCCGTCAGGCAAGCTCGCTCGTCGAACGCGTTCATTCAGACGCGCTCATGAATCACGTGCACCGAACGTGGTGGTTCGCCGAATTCCTCGGCAGAAAGCGCGGTTTGAAATACGACCGTGAAGTCGTCTACCTTGCTTCCCTGCTTCACGATCTGGGCCTCACAGAGGCATTCGCCGCCGATCAGCGCTTCGAGGTCGACGGCGCCGATGCCGCGAACCTGTTCCTGAAGGCGAACGGCTACGCAGAACAAAAGGCGGAACTCGTGTGGGACGCGATCGCGCTGCATTCGAGCGCCGGCATCGCCGAGCGCAAGCAACCGGAAATCACCCTGGTCTACATGGGCGCTCATGTGGACGTCTTTGGACTGCGGCTGGACGAAATCACGCCGTCGCTCGTCGACGATGTGCTGGCGCTCTATCCACGCGCCGGATTCAAGGCGGCCTTTGCCGAAGCGCTGGCGGAAGTTGTCAGGAAGAAGCCCCACACGGCGCTGGGCACCGGTCTGGTCGATATCGGACATCGGCACGTACATGGTTTCGACTGCGCGAACGTGTGCGACCTGATCGATCACGCGCCGTTCGAAAGCTGA
- a CDS encoding substrate-binding domain-containing protein — protein sequence MSIVTTPLRLKTALKTYPHTRALKSGELTDPAVELVFEDIEPIHRVFAPMARQQAFDVSELAIVTYLQAKAYNKPVVLLPAVVAARFQQKCIIYNAQRGQLNVDDLAGKRIGVRAYSQTTGMWVRAILAQTYGVPIDKIDWVTFEGAHLDEYREPSFVRRAQPGQQLLPMLRAGELDAAILGNDLPDEPALAPLIADAAAADRAWYGLHRYVPINHVVVVRKELVDRHPDAVRAVYDLLLRGKQSVATVRDASKPDPLLFGIDALRGPLEETLSFCESQQLLPRKMSVDEIFADCLDVLGDAAR from the coding sequence GTGAGCATCGTAACGACACCGCTGCGCCTGAAGACCGCGCTGAAGACCTATCCGCATACGCGCGCGCTGAAATCCGGCGAACTGACCGATCCCGCCGTCGAACTGGTGTTCGAGGACATCGAACCCATCCATCGCGTGTTCGCGCCGATGGCGCGCCAACAGGCATTCGACGTCAGCGAACTGGCAATCGTCACCTATCTGCAGGCGAAGGCGTACAACAAGCCCGTCGTGCTGCTGCCCGCCGTGGTCGCGGCGCGCTTCCAGCAAAAGTGCATTATTTATAATGCGCAACGCGGACAACTGAATGTCGACGATCTGGCAGGCAAGCGAATCGGCGTACGCGCTTATTCGCAGACCACGGGCATGTGGGTGCGGGCCATCCTCGCACAAACCTATGGAGTGCCCATCGACAAGATCGATTGGGTGACGTTTGAAGGCGCACATCTGGACGAATACCGCGAGCCGTCCTTCGTGCGCCGCGCGCAACCGGGCCAGCAACTCTTGCCGATGCTGCGCGCCGGCGAACTCGATGCCGCGATCCTCGGCAACGATCTACCGGACGAACCCGCGCTTGCGCCGCTGATCGCCGACGCGGCCGCCGCCGATCGCGCGTGGTACGGGTTGCATCGATATGTGCCGATCAATCATGTCGTCGTGGTCAGGAAGGAACTGGTCGATCGGCATCCCGACGCAGTACGGGCCGTCTACGACCTGTTGCTGCGAGGCAAACAGTCGGTGGCGACTGTACGGGACGCGAGCAAGCCCGATCCGCTGCTGTTCGGCATCGATGCGCTGCGCGGTCCGCTCGAAGAGACGCTTTCGTTCTGCGAGAGCCAGCAACTGTTGCCGCGCAAGATGAGCGTCGACGAAATTTTTGCAGACTGCCTCGACGTGCTCGGCGACGCCGCCCGCTAG
- a CDS encoding glycoside hydrolase family 19 protein, protein MDPITFMAATGSTQASAALWLNAVQAAMDRFQINTPVRQAAFLAQVAFESGRFPPPPVSENFNYSVAGLQSTFRSLTSSQCASLGRQPGETRVPPQRQQQIANLVYGGRFGNGPASTGDGWKYRGSGLIQLTFKDNFARAGQAIGVDIVSNPDLVRNDPATAALVSAWYWQSHGCNELADANKFNAITAQINPAHAGETDRQAAFQLASNALHAAPAA, encoded by the coding sequence ATGGACCCAATCACGTTCATGGCTGCGACGGGCAGCACCCAGGCGAGTGCCGCCCTGTGGCTCAACGCAGTGCAAGCCGCGATGGACCGCTTCCAGATCAACACACCCGTGCGCCAGGCCGCCTTTCTGGCACAAGTCGCGTTTGAAAGCGGCCGCTTTCCGCCTCCACCCGTGTCGGAAAACTTCAATTACTCGGTAGCAGGCCTGCAGTCGACATTCCGCTCGCTGACGTCCTCGCAATGCGCGAGCCTCGGGCGTCAGCCTGGCGAGACGCGCGTGCCGCCCCAGCGCCAGCAGCAGATCGCCAACCTCGTCTACGGCGGCCGCTTCGGCAACGGCCCAGCCTCGACGGGCGACGGCTGGAAGTATCGCGGCTCGGGCCTGATCCAGTTGACGTTCAAGGACAACTTCGCCCGCGCGGGTCAGGCGATCGGCGTCGATATCGTCAGCAATCCGGACCTCGTGCGCAACGACCCCGCCACCGCCGCGCTGGTGTCCGCGTGGTACTGGCAATCGCACGGCTGCAACGAACTCGCCGACGCGAACAAGTTCAACGCGATCACGGCGCAGATCAATCCGGCGCACGCGGGCGAGACGGACCGTCAGGCAGCATTCCAGCTCGCGAGCAACGCGCTCCACGCAGCACCTGCTGCCTGA
- the dctA gene encoding C4-dicarboxylate transporter DctA: MSLPGKAASKPRGRQPFYRDLSFQVLAGMALGVAVGYWFPKLGINLQPVGDAFIRVIQMLIGPIIFCTVCSGIAGVKDFKKVGRVAIKALFYFEVVTSLALVIGLVVINVLKPGVGMNVDMSSIHSSAVDAYVAKAHHVVTTSEFLLNVIPHTAISAFAGGDVLQVLFFSVLFAFGLAAIGERARPAMDLIDSVSSALFWIIGLTMKVAPLAAFGAIAFTVSKFGFGTLISLGKLILEFYLTCALFIVLILWPIAKVNGFSLLRLMRYIGAELLLVIGTSSSETVFPQLIDKLERLGCEKSVVGLVLPTAYTFNHDGTCLYFAAAAVFLAQATNTPMTWHDQLVLLAVLLLTSKGAAGVSGAAIAVLAATLAASNTIPVESIALILGIHKALSSAFVFTNIVGNSVATIVVANWEKALNRTALRNELKTGFKPMDTSIGALKQSGGSSAGS, translated from the coding sequence ATGAGCTTGCCCGGCAAGGCCGCATCCAAACCCCGGGGACGCCAGCCGTTCTATCGCGATCTGTCTTTCCAGGTCCTCGCCGGCATGGCGCTCGGCGTTGCCGTCGGCTACTGGTTTCCGAAGCTCGGCATCAACCTGCAGCCCGTCGGCGACGCGTTTATCCGCGTCATCCAGATGCTGATCGGGCCCATCATCTTCTGCACCGTATGCAGCGGCATTGCCGGTGTAAAGGACTTCAAGAAAGTAGGCCGCGTCGCTATCAAGGCGCTGTTCTACTTCGAGGTGGTGACGTCGCTCGCACTCGTGATCGGACTTGTCGTCATCAACGTGCTGAAGCCTGGCGTCGGCATGAATGTGGACATGAGCAGCATCCATTCGTCGGCTGTCGATGCGTATGTCGCGAAAGCACATCACGTCGTCACGACGAGCGAGTTCCTGCTGAACGTGATCCCTCATACGGCAATCAGCGCGTTTGCGGGCGGCGACGTGTTGCAGGTGCTGTTCTTTTCGGTGCTGTTCGCGTTCGGTCTCGCAGCGATTGGAGAGCGCGCCCGTCCGGCGATGGATCTGATCGATTCGGTGTCGAGCGCGCTGTTCTGGATCATCGGCCTGACGATGAAGGTCGCCCCGCTCGCCGCGTTTGGCGCGATCGCCTTCACGGTGAGCAAGTTCGGCTTCGGCACGCTGATCTCGCTCGGCAAGCTGATTCTCGAGTTCTATCTGACCTGCGCGCTTTTCATCGTGCTGATTCTCTGGCCGATTGCGAAGGTGAACGGTTTCAGCCTGTTGCGACTGATGCGCTACATCGGCGCCGAACTGTTGCTCGTGATCGGCACGAGTTCGTCGGAGACCGTATTTCCGCAACTGATCGACAAACTCGAACGGCTCGGTTGCGAAAAATCCGTCGTGGGCCTCGTCTTGCCGACCGCGTACACGTTCAATCACGACGGCACATGCCTCTATTTCGCCGCTGCCGCCGTGTTTCTCGCGCAGGCAACCAACACGCCGATGACGTGGCACGACCAGCTGGTGCTGCTTGCAGTGCTGCTGCTGACGTCGAAGGGCGCGGCGGGTGTTTCCGGTGCTGCGATTGCCGTGCTTGCCGCTACGCTGGCCGCTTCGAACACCATCCCTGTGGAATCGATCGCGCTGATTCTCGGCATTCACAAAGCGCTGTCGAGTGCATTCGTGTTCACGAACATCGTCGGCAATAGCGTCGCAACGATCGTGGTCGCGAACTGGGAGAAGGCGCTCAACCGCACTGCCCTGCGCAATGAACTCAAGACGGGCTTCAAACCGATGGACACATCGATCGGCGCGTTGAAACAGTCTGGCGGCAGTTCGGCTGGGAGTTGA
- a CDS encoding SDR family oxidoreductase, whose amino-acid sequence MKLSGNTIFITGATSGIGRGLAEAFHKKGNKVIIGGRRKALLDEVTKVNPGMDSVEIDVTNPAQIASAAEHLIRTYPSLNVVINNAGIMPFDDVTGPLDDSQAVHLVNTNLLGPVRISGAFIEHLKKQPEAFVINNSSVVAYVPMAMSALYSATKAAIHSYSLSQRFALRDTSVRILEIVPPWVDTDLVYKSGDPRAMQLEPFIAEAFALLEHATTEVVVESAQQLRNSAGREEHGIVDYFNQMLIDEPLPMP is encoded by the coding sequence ATGAAACTCAGCGGCAACACCATCTTCATTACGGGAGCGACCTCGGGAATTGGCCGCGGACTCGCCGAAGCATTTCACAAGAAGGGCAACAAGGTCATTATCGGTGGCCGCCGGAAAGCACTGCTGGATGAAGTGACGAAGGTCAATCCCGGCATGGACTCCGTCGAAATCGACGTGACCAACCCCGCGCAAATCGCAAGCGCGGCCGAGCATCTGATTCGAACGTATCCGTCGCTGAATGTGGTCATCAACAACGCCGGTATCATGCCGTTCGACGATGTGACGGGTCCGCTCGACGATTCGCAAGCCGTGCATCTCGTCAACACCAATCTGTTGGGCCCTGTGCGTATCAGCGGCGCGTTCATCGAACATCTGAAGAAGCAGCCTGAAGCGTTCGTCATCAACAACAGTTCGGTTGTCGCTTACGTTCCGATGGCGATGTCCGCGCTGTACTCGGCAACGAAAGCTGCCATTCACTCGTACTCGCTGTCCCAGCGCTTCGCGTTGCGCGATACCTCCGTCCGTATTCTGGAGATCGTGCCGCCGTGGGTGGACACCGATCTCGTCTACAAGAGCGGTGATCCACGCGCAATGCAACTGGAGCCTTTCATTGCAGAGGCATTCGCTCTGCTGGAACACGCGACCACAGAAGTCGTCGTCGAGTCTGCACAACAGTTACGAAATAGCGCAGGACGGGAAGAGCATGGCATCGTCGACTACTTCAATCAGATGTTGATTGATGAGCCGCTGCCCATGCCCTGA
- a CDS encoding TetR/AcrR family transcriptional regulator translates to MRKSREETADTRRRIVEVASREFRTNGIQATGLADLMSEAGLSHGGFYRHFDSKDQLVAEACESGLTAIIGRLEAAANGCEDKKGFKAIVDAYVSSSHRDAPADGCPLAAMGSELARADEQTRAVASRGFAELVDVLAKRSGRRRREAARSEAVFALSAMIGAITMARITDDPDAAAAILQDVRQHLEAM, encoded by the coding sequence ATGAGGAAGTCCAGAGAGGAAACGGCTGACACACGTCGGCGGATCGTCGAAGTCGCCAGCCGGGAATTCAGGACCAACGGCATTCAGGCAACCGGACTTGCCGATCTGATGTCCGAGGCGGGACTTTCGCATGGCGGCTTTTACCGGCATTTCGATTCCAAAGATCAACTGGTCGCGGAAGCATGCGAATCGGGACTGACGGCGATCATCGGAAGACTCGAAGCAGCGGCGAACGGATGCGAAGACAAAAAAGGGTTCAAGGCCATCGTTGACGCGTATGTGTCGTCGTCGCATCGGGACGCGCCGGCGGACGGTTGTCCTCTCGCCGCGATGGGCAGCGAACTGGCGCGTGCGGACGAACAGACTCGCGCGGTCGCGTCGCGCGGATTTGCTGAACTCGTCGACGTATTGGCAAAACGAAGCGGACGGCGGCGGCGTGAAGCGGCAAGATCAGAGGCCGTCTTCGCACTGTCGGCGATGATCGGCGCCATCACGATGGCCCGAATCACAGACGACCCCGACGCTGCAGCAGCGATCCTGCAGGACGTCAGGCAACACCTCGAAGCAATGTAA
- a CDS encoding NmrA family NAD(P)-binding protein, whose translation MKQRKYLITGATGKTGVHTIRHLLNDGHAVRAFVHSEDERSEALRSQGAEIVVGDLLEHDDVIRAMEGVTGAYLCYPVRPGFIQATAYFADAARRAGVEVVVEMSQISAREDSKSHAARDHWIAERVIDWAGVPTVHIRPTFFSEWFVFPWVRDQIVQEAKITLPYGNGRHAPISGEDQARLIAAVLTNPSAHIGKTYPLLGPVELNQQEIADEIGKVLGRKITYSPSTIEQYREHLEKYNLPEFLIQHFLAIAIDYQNGIFSGEDGVIAEITGQAPQTVGDFVKAHRHVFEQ comes from the coding sequence ATGAAGCAACGCAAATACCTCATTACTGGCGCAACCGGCAAAACGGGTGTCCACACCATTCGTCATCTTCTGAACGACGGACATGCCGTTCGCGCCTTCGTACACAGCGAAGACGAGCGCAGCGAAGCGCTGCGCAGTCAGGGCGCTGAAATCGTCGTTGGAGATCTTCTCGAACATGACGACGTGATCCGTGCCATGGAAGGCGTGACGGGTGCATACCTGTGCTATCCCGTGCGTCCTGGCTTTATTCAGGCCACTGCGTATTTCGCGGACGCAGCGCGCCGCGCGGGTGTCGAAGTTGTCGTGGAGATGTCGCAGATTTCTGCGCGGGAAGATTCGAAGAGTCACGCTGCGCGCGATCACTGGATCGCGGAACGCGTGATCGACTGGGCAGGCGTGCCCACCGTGCATATTCGCCCGACGTTCTTCTCCGAATGGTTCGTCTTCCCGTGGGTGCGCGATCAGATCGTGCAGGAAGCCAAGATCACGCTGCCGTATGGCAACGGACGTCACGCGCCGATTTCCGGCGAAGATCAGGCTCGACTGATCGCGGCCGTGCTCACGAACCCGTCAGCGCACATCGGCAAGACCTATCCGCTGCTTGGACCGGTCGAACTGAACCAGCAGGAAATCGCCGATGAAATCGGCAAGGTTCTGGGTCGCAAGATCACCTACAGCCCGTCGACGATCGAACAGTACCGGGAGCATCTCGAGAAGTACAACCTGCCGGAATTCCTGATCCAGCACTTTCTTGCGATCGCCATCGACTACCAGAACGGCATTTTCTCGGGCGAGGACGGCGTGATCGCCGAAATCACGGGGCAGGCACCTCAAACCGTCGGTGACTTCGTCAAAGCGCATCGCCACGTTTTCGAGCAGTAA
- a CDS encoding GlxA family transcriptional regulator — MRKASGPISGTTRKRVVILGLPPVDALDVIGPAEVFASANQLHAGAPAPYSLELVCAGSDVHLESETGIGLKGHRTLDTERRANRPIDTLIVTTGFNSIDRFDKAAIDWIRKRSNTARRVCSICVGAFALAEAGLLDGRRATTHWRMTQHLAERYPGVQVDPVPIWVKDGNLYTSAGVSAGIDLALALVGEDLGNDVALEIAKNLVLFLRRPGGQAQFSVALQSQRVSGSSIDDLCLWISEHLHTDLTTDMLADRASTSVRTLIRMFQRELKTTPAKYVEDVRLEAVRRALELGERSMEEIARRCGYGSGDVLRKAFTRRMGVSPREYARRFAPDSELP; from the coding sequence ATGAGGAAAGCATCCGGTCCGATATCGGGTACGACGCGAAAGCGCGTTGTGATTCTCGGTTTGCCGCCCGTAGACGCGCTCGACGTAATCGGTCCTGCAGAAGTGTTCGCATCCGCAAATCAGCTGCACGCTGGCGCACCGGCTCCCTATTCACTCGAACTGGTTTGCGCGGGTTCCGACGTCCATCTGGAAAGCGAAACAGGTATCGGACTCAAGGGCCACCGAACGCTCGACACAGAGCGTCGTGCAAACAGGCCAATCGACACATTGATCGTGACGACCGGCTTCAATTCGATCGATCGCTTCGACAAGGCAGCCATAGACTGGATCCGGAAGCGTTCGAACACAGCGCGTCGCGTGTGCTCGATTTGCGTCGGCGCGTTTGCGCTGGCGGAAGCGGGGCTGCTGGACGGCCGCAGGGCAACGACGCATTGGCGGATGACGCAGCACCTTGCCGAGCGATATCCCGGCGTGCAGGTCGACCCTGTTCCGATCTGGGTGAAAGATGGCAACTTGTATACGTCGGCTGGGGTATCGGCGGGAATCGATCTTGCACTTGCGCTTGTCGGTGAAGATCTGGGTAATGACGTTGCTTTGGAGATTGCGAAGAACCTGGTCCTGTTTCTGCGACGTCCCGGCGGACAGGCGCAGTTTAGCGTCGCCCTTCAATCGCAGCGCGTGTCGGGCTCAAGCATCGACGATCTGTGCCTCTGGATCAGCGAGCATTTGCATACTGACCTGACGACCGACATGCTGGCGGACAGGGCGTCGACGAGCGTGAGAACCCTGATTCGCATGTTTCAGCGTGAATTGAAGACGACGCCCGCGAAATATGTCGAAGATGTACGGCTCGAAGCCGTTCGGCGGGCGCTCGAACTCGGCGAGCGGTCGATGGAAGAGATAGCGCGCCGGTGCGGCTATGGCAGCGGCGACGTGCTGAGAAAAGCTTTCACGCGGCGAATGGGCGTGAGTCCAAGAGAATACGCACGACGCTTCGCGCCGGATAGCGAACTGCCCTGA
- a CDS encoding urea carboxylase-associated family protein, with amino-acid sequence MLNYPAAYQTTKGSALDVDKAFYRRIAAEQDARELIESIVIPIRSGQAWTVPAGHVFRIVTIEGPQVADLNMWNLHNPRERMWASRTRQLQAAHVSTFDRLWSTLPFLRPMVTITDDSLADYGIDEHGGRVHDLLGTRCDPYVNRMLTGEDFHFHCHSNLTRAVAPYGLTEYDVHDVLNVFQCTGLNLDDKYFMKACPAKKGDYLEFFAEIDLLCALSTCPGGDLSLPMWGPDARDPLEVCRPLGVEIYRLAPDLLEGWTTPSVAAYKGQHGLTLGGQG; translated from the coding sequence ATGTTGAACTACCCTGCCGCCTATCAAACGACCAAGGGCTCCGCGCTCGACGTCGACAAGGCATTCTATCGACGCATTGCCGCAGAGCAAGATGCCCGCGAGCTGATCGAATCGATCGTGATTCCGATTCGATCGGGGCAGGCGTGGACGGTGCCTGCCGGGCATGTCTTCCGTATCGTGACGATCGAAGGGCCACAGGTGGCGGACCTCAACATGTGGAACCTGCACAATCCGCGCGAACGGATGTGGGCGTCGCGCACGCGTCAGTTGCAGGCAGCGCACGTCAGCACGTTCGACCGTCTCTGGTCGACGCTGCCGTTTCTGCGTCCGATGGTGACGATTACCGACGACAGTCTCGCCGACTACGGCATCGACGAGCATGGCGGTCGCGTGCACGATCTGCTCGGCACGCGCTGTGACCCGTACGTGAACCGCATGCTGACGGGTGAAGATTTTCACTTTCATTGCCATTCGAATCTCACGCGTGCGGTTGCGCCGTATGGTCTGACCGAGTACGACGTGCACGACGTGCTCAACGTTTTTCAATGCACAGGTCTGAATCTCGACGACAAGTACTTCATGAAGGCATGTCCGGCAAAGAAGGGCGATTATCTGGAGTTCTTCGCGGAGATCGATCTGCTTTGCGCACTGTCGACGTGTCCCGGCGGCGATCTTTCCCTACCGATGTGGGGACCGGACGCGCGCGATCCGCTAGAGGTGTGCCGGCCGCTCGGCGTGGAAATCTATCGGCTTGCACCAGATCTGCTCGAAGGGTGGACGACGCCGTCTGTGGCCGCGTACAAAGGGCAGCACGGACTGACGCTGGGCGGACAGGGTTAG